Proteins encoded in a region of the Macrococcus sp. 19Msa1099 genome:
- a CDS encoding TrbC/VirB2 family protein, producing the protein MNTILDLNLLTLLTVLGDFDFSHLFMYNDAVQNIIGGLKKLSNALKLIGIALGAIGVAMAGYQFIWGGANGSQQGKQYLLNTAIGVVLIVAATSIIDWITTNVTF; encoded by the coding sequence ATGAATACAATATTAGATTTGAATTTACTAACATTATTAACAGTGTTAGGAGACTTCGATTTTAGTCATTTATTTATGTATAACGATGCTGTACAAAATATTATCGGAGGATTAAAAAAGCTATCAAATGCATTGAAATTAATCGGTATTGCATTAGGGGCAATTGGTGTTGCAATGGCAGGTTACCAGTTTATCTGGGGTGGTGCTAACGGTAGTCAACAAGGAAAGCAATATCTGTTAAACACTGCGATTGGTGTCGTTTTAATCGTAGCTGCTACATCAATTATAGACTGGATCACAACTAATGTAACATTCTAA